One Ricinus communis isolate WT05 ecotype wild-type chromosome 7, ASM1957865v1, whole genome shotgun sequence genomic region harbors:
- the LOC8259725 gene encoding ubiquitin-like-conjugating enzyme ATG10 isoform X2, whose protein sequence is MEVDSYWDGTLSLKQFIAAAHTFAEKWKRINSASPPWSWINAPKRPYVASQQKDSCRWRRCVFLFLRIIMIIVIAPGKKRSISLGRKRQLTMMPLCSHHQVHYYDFHIVYSNSYRVPVLYFRGYCSDGRPLQLNEIEKDLPTCSAKVLLESKWTFITQEEHPYLNRPWHKLHPCGTSEWMRLLFLGDAVSAEKRVAIELYLVSWFSVAGQVISLRIPIEMRHLVQKFLFKNYHRTK, encoded by the exons ATGGAAGTAGATTCATATTGGGATGGAACACTCTCATTGAAACAGTTTATTGCTGCTGCCCATACTTTTGCAGAGAAATGGAAAAGGATCAACTCTGCTTCCCCACCTTGGTCATGGATTAATGCACCAAAACGACCTTATGTTGCTTCTCAACAA AAGGATTCTTGTCGCTGGAGAAGATGTGTCTTCCTGTTCTTGAGaattattat GATAATAGTGATTGCACCAGGGAAGAAGAGGTCAATTTCTCTGGGAAGGAAGAGGCAATTGACGATGATGCCActttg CAGTCATCATCAAGTGCATTACTATGATTTCCATATAGTCTATAGTAATTCTTACAGGGTTCCAGTGCTCTATTTCCGAGGATATTGTAGTG ATGGACGGCCTCTGCAGTTGAACGAAATCGAAAAGGACCTTCCTACTTGCTCTGCAAAGGTGTTGCTGGAATCAAAATGGACTTTTATAACTCAGGAG GAGCACCCATACTTAAACAGGCCATGGCACAAGTTACATCCCTGTGGGACCAGCGAATGGATGAGGCTGCTTTTCCTTGGCGATGCTGTGTCTGCTGAAAAGAGAGTGGCAATTGAACTATATCTAGTGTCATGGTTCTCCGTTGCTGGCCAGGTGATTAGCCTTAGGATTCCTATAGAAATG AGACATTTGGTgcaaaaatttctatttaagaACTATCATCGCACAAAATAG
- the LOC8259725 gene encoding ubiquitin-like-conjugating enzyme ATG10 isoform X1, with amino-acid sequence MEVDSYWDGTLSLKQFIAAAHTFAEKWKRINSASPPWSWINAPKRPYVASQQVEGFLSLEKMCLPVLENYYDNSDCTREEEVNFSGKEEAIDDDATLVYSSHHQVHYYDFHIVYSNSYRVPVLYFRGYCSDGRPLQLNEIEKDLPTCSAKVLLESKWTFITQEEHPYLNRPWHKLHPCGTSEWMRLLFLGDAVSAEKRVAIELYLVSWFSVAGQVISLRIPIEMRHLVQKFLFKNYHRTK; translated from the exons ATGGAAGTAGATTCATATTGGGATGGAACACTCTCATTGAAACAGTTTATTGCTGCTGCCCATACTTTTGCAGAGAAATGGAAAAGGATCAACTCTGCTTCCCCACCTTGGTCATGGATTAATGCACCAAAACGACCTTATGTTGCTTCTCAACAA GTAGAAGGATTCTTGTCGCTGGAGAAGATGTGTCTTCCTGTTCTTGAGaattattat GATAATAGTGATTGCACCAGGGAAGAAGAGGTCAATTTCTCTGGGAAGGAAGAGGCAATTGACGATGATGCCActttg GTATACAGCAGTCATCATCAAGTGCATTACTATGATTTCCATATAGTCTATAGTAATTCTTACAGGGTTCCAGTGCTCTATTTCCGAGGATATTGTAGTG ATGGACGGCCTCTGCAGTTGAACGAAATCGAAAAGGACCTTCCTACTTGCTCTGCAAAGGTGTTGCTGGAATCAAAATGGACTTTTATAACTCAGGAG GAGCACCCATACTTAAACAGGCCATGGCACAAGTTACATCCCTGTGGGACCAGCGAATGGATGAGGCTGCTTTTCCTTGGCGATGCTGTGTCTGCTGAAAAGAGAGTGGCAATTGAACTATATCTAGTGTCATGGTTCTCCGTTGCTGGCCAGGTGATTAGCCTTAGGATTCCTATAGAAATG AGACATTTGGTgcaaaaatttctatttaagaACTATCATCGCACAAAATAG
- the LOC8259725 gene encoding ubiquitin-like-conjugating enzyme ATG10 isoform X3 has protein sequence MEVDSYWDGTLSLKQFIAAAHTFAEKWKRINSASPPWSWINAPKRPYVASQQVEGFLSLEKMCLPVLENYYDNSDCTREEEVNFSGKEEAIDDDATLVYSSHHQVHYYDFHIVYSNSYRVPVLYFRGYCSDGRPLQLNEIEKDLPTCSAKVLLESKWTFITQEEHPYLNRPWHKLHPCGTSEWMRLLFLGDAVSAEKRVAIELYLVSWFSVAGQRHLVQKFLFKNYHRTK, from the exons ATGGAAGTAGATTCATATTGGGATGGAACACTCTCATTGAAACAGTTTATTGCTGCTGCCCATACTTTTGCAGAGAAATGGAAAAGGATCAACTCTGCTTCCCCACCTTGGTCATGGATTAATGCACCAAAACGACCTTATGTTGCTTCTCAACAA GTAGAAGGATTCTTGTCGCTGGAGAAGATGTGTCTTCCTGTTCTTGAGaattattat GATAATAGTGATTGCACCAGGGAAGAAGAGGTCAATTTCTCTGGGAAGGAAGAGGCAATTGACGATGATGCCActttg GTATACAGCAGTCATCATCAAGTGCATTACTATGATTTCCATATAGTCTATAGTAATTCTTACAGGGTTCCAGTGCTCTATTTCCGAGGATATTGTAGTG ATGGACGGCCTCTGCAGTTGAACGAAATCGAAAAGGACCTTCCTACTTGCTCTGCAAAGGTGTTGCTGGAATCAAAATGGACTTTTATAACTCAGGAG GAGCACCCATACTTAAACAGGCCATGGCACAAGTTACATCCCTGTGGGACCAGCGAATGGATGAGGCTGCTTTTCCTTGGCGATGCTGTGTCTGCTGAAAAGAGAGTGGCAATTGAACTATATCTAGTGTCATGGTTCTCCGTTGCTGGCCAG AGACATTTGGTgcaaaaatttctatttaagaACTATCATCGCACAAAATAG
- the LOC8259725 gene encoding ubiquitin-like-conjugating enzyme ATG10 isoform X4, which yields MEVDSYWDGTLSLKQFIAAAHTFAEKWKRINSASPPWSWINAPKRPYVASQQDNSDCTREEEVNFSGKEEAIDDDATLVYSSHHQVHYYDFHIVYSNSYRVPVLYFRGYCSDGRPLQLNEIEKDLPTCSAKVLLESKWTFITQEEHPYLNRPWHKLHPCGTSEWMRLLFLGDAVSAEKRVAIELYLVSWFSVAGQVISLRIPIEMRHLVQKFLFKNYHRTK from the exons ATGGAAGTAGATTCATATTGGGATGGAACACTCTCATTGAAACAGTTTATTGCTGCTGCCCATACTTTTGCAGAGAAATGGAAAAGGATCAACTCTGCTTCCCCACCTTGGTCATGGATTAATGCACCAAAACGACCTTATGTTGCTTCTCAACAA GATAATAGTGATTGCACCAGGGAAGAAGAGGTCAATTTCTCTGGGAAGGAAGAGGCAATTGACGATGATGCCActttg GTATACAGCAGTCATCATCAAGTGCATTACTATGATTTCCATATAGTCTATAGTAATTCTTACAGGGTTCCAGTGCTCTATTTCCGAGGATATTGTAGTG ATGGACGGCCTCTGCAGTTGAACGAAATCGAAAAGGACCTTCCTACTTGCTCTGCAAAGGTGTTGCTGGAATCAAAATGGACTTTTATAACTCAGGAG GAGCACCCATACTTAAACAGGCCATGGCACAAGTTACATCCCTGTGGGACCAGCGAATGGATGAGGCTGCTTTTCCTTGGCGATGCTGTGTCTGCTGAAAAGAGAGTGGCAATTGAACTATATCTAGTGTCATGGTTCTCCGTTGCTGGCCAGGTGATTAGCCTTAGGATTCCTATAGAAATG AGACATTTGGTgcaaaaatttctatttaagaACTATCATCGCACAAAATAG